One Corynebacterium yudongzhengii DNA window includes the following coding sequences:
- a CDS encoding ComF family protein, translating to MAAPPMRVTTPVSAHVPVFALGTYAEAHRGVVLAAKKNRNLAVRRYVGAVLDAGLDDLCARGELAEPFVIVPAPTSLRNARLRGGDTVTAFCRATRRVVTPILYTARKSLDQHQLSASGRRRNLAGRIHLRGEVPQAPIVLIDDVVTTGSTFAAAVERLLAAGANVQAAVAIAAA from the coding sequence TTGGCAGCCCCGCCGATGCGGGTGACCACCCCAGTGTCGGCGCATGTGCCCGTCTTCGCGCTGGGGACGTATGCCGAAGCCCATCGCGGGGTGGTGCTGGCGGCGAAGAAGAACCGGAACCTGGCGGTGCGCCGCTATGTCGGGGCGGTTCTCGACGCCGGGCTCGACGACCTCTGCGCCCGCGGCGAACTCGCCGAACCCTTCGTGATCGTCCCGGCGCCCACGAGCCTGCGCAACGCCCGCCTGCGCGGCGGCGATACGGTCACCGCGTTTTGCCGCGCTACTCGACGGGTTGTCACCCCCATCCTGTACACAGCCCGCAAGAGCCTCGATCAACACCAGCTATCTGCCAGCGGGCGCCGGCGCAACCTCGCCGGGCGCATCCACCTGCGCGGCGAGGTTCCTCAAGCGCCGATCGTGCTTATCGACGACGTCGTCACCACCGGCTCCACCTTCGCCGCCGCGGTGGAGCGTCTGCTTGCCGCCGGGGCGAACGTGCAGGCGGCGGTGGCTATTGCGGCGGCGTGA
- the hpf gene encoding ribosome hibernation-promoting factor, HPF/YfiA family, protein MTTADTNDPLSPDTQVTITGRNVEVPEHFAERVNTKLAKIEKLDPTLTFFHVELQHENNPARGDRTDRLQITATGKGHLARAEAKEDSFYAALETALAKMERSLRKVKARRKIARSGHRAPKSTGQLAAELQQKAVQQQDQEAAQQGKYDVDPYADQVEDIQPGQVVRRKEHAATPMSVDDALSEMELVGHDFYLFIDEETQRPSVVYRRQAFDYGLISLTDQE, encoded by the coding sequence ATGACCACTGCCGACACCAATGACCCGCTCAGCCCGGACACCCAGGTGACCATCACTGGTCGTAACGTCGAGGTGCCTGAGCACTTTGCCGAGAGGGTCAACACGAAGCTGGCCAAGATCGAGAAACTCGACCCCACCCTCACGTTCTTCCATGTGGAACTACAGCATGAGAATAACCCGGCCCGCGGCGACCGCACCGACCGTCTCCAGATCACGGCGACCGGTAAAGGCCACCTCGCTCGGGCGGAGGCCAAGGAGGACAGCTTCTACGCGGCCCTCGAGACCGCGCTGGCTAAGATGGAGCGTTCCCTGCGTAAGGTGAAGGCCCGCCGCAAGATCGCCCGCTCGGGCCACCGTGCCCCGAAGAGCACTGGTCAGCTCGCTGCCGAGCTGCAGCAGAAAGCCGTCCAGCAGCAGGATCAGGAGGCGGCCCAGCAGGGTAAGTACGACGTCGACCCCTACGCCGACCAGGTCGAAGATATTCAGCCGGGCCAGGTCGTGCGCCGTAAGGAGCACGCCGCCACCCCGATGTCTGTCGATGACGCCTTGTCGGAGATGGAGCTCGTCGGCCACGACTTCTACCTCTTCATCGATGAGGAGACGCAGCGTCCGTCGGTCGTGTACCGTCGCCAGGCCTTTGACTACGGCCTGATCAGCCTCACTGACCAGGAGTAG
- a CDS encoding amino acid permease translates to MSTTDKATADDELPELHSKEHLKQSRDEFRMKNLTEADTEQIRLNRRGSAPNGTYLSWVITLFGTAVGAGILFLPIDVGSFGFWTLVIATLIAVPIVFFSHQTYARIVSASPEQGLDVLQVVTALTGRKRGLATAIIYWLAIYPTVLIYGISVTNALDSFIVNQLNGPEINRALLATVCVGVLTGAFALGKRATLRLANALVYPLIIALAGVSIYLIPQWDLTSFWSYESDTPLWQSLLLILPVLVFSFSHMAAVSQFALDMQKEKKGDVAATERHVSRIEMTTALLLVLFTMFFVWSCTLALGSEGMDAAREANVPVLSYFATQDNNQFMALIAPVITLCAIASSYFGHMLGTEEGTAYLVRVVAPEASKKIDQRLLNYGIYVFVFVTTVAVAVYNPSILDLISVVGGIFMTFLVYLVPNLLFRKALAFRHYANRPGTLFVGIVGVIIMGVTVWQMVTGN, encoded by the coding sequence ATGTCCACCACAGACAAAGCGACGGCAGACGACGAGCTCCCAGAGCTGCACAGTAAGGAACATCTCAAGCAGTCGCGCGATGAGTTCCGCATGAAAAACCTCACGGAGGCGGATACCGAACAGATTCGGCTCAACCGTCGCGGCAGTGCCCCGAACGGCACGTATCTCTCGTGGGTGATCACCCTGTTCGGCACTGCCGTGGGCGCGGGCATCCTCTTCTTGCCCATCGACGTGGGCAGCTTCGGTTTCTGGACGCTGGTGATCGCGACGCTCATCGCCGTGCCCATCGTCTTCTTCTCCCACCAGACCTATGCCCGCATCGTCTCGGCGTCCCCAGAGCAGGGGCTCGACGTGCTGCAGGTGGTCACGGCCCTGACCGGTCGCAAGCGAGGTTTGGCCACAGCGATCATCTACTGGCTGGCGATCTATCCCACGGTCCTCATCTATGGCATCTCGGTGACGAATGCGCTGGATAGTTTCATCGTTAACCAGCTCAACGGCCCGGAGATCAACCGGGCGTTGCTCGCCACGGTGTGCGTGGGCGTGCTTACCGGTGCTTTCGCCTTGGGCAAAAGGGCCACTCTGCGTCTGGCGAACGCGCTGGTCTACCCGCTGATCATCGCCTTGGCTGGGGTGTCGATCTACCTCATCCCTCAGTGGGATCTGACCAGCTTCTGGTCTTATGAGTCGGATACGCCGCTGTGGCAATCGCTGCTGCTCATCCTGCCGGTGCTCGTGTTCTCCTTCAGCCACATGGCGGCGGTCTCGCAGTTCGCGCTCGATATGCAGAAAGAGAAGAAAGGCGATGTCGCCGCCACCGAGCGGCATGTCTCTCGCATCGAGATGACCACAGCGCTGCTGCTGGTGTTGTTCACCATGTTCTTCGTCTGGTCGTGCACGCTCGCGTTGGGCTCCGAAGGCATGGACGCCGCCCGCGAAGCGAACGTGCCTGTGCTGTCCTACTTTGCCACCCAGGACAATAACCAGTTCATGGCCCTGATCGCGCCGGTGATCACCCTCTGTGCCATCGCATCGTCCTATTTCGGTCACATGCTCGGCACCGAGGAGGGGACCGCGTATCTGGTGCGCGTCGTCGCCCCGGAGGCGTCGAAGAAGATCGACCAGCGACTGCTGAACTACGGCATCTACGTTTTCGTTTTTGTTACGACGGTCGCGGTAGCCGTCTACAACCCTTCGATCCTCGATCTGATCTCCGTTGTCGGCGGAATCTTCATGACGTTCTTGGTCTACCTCGTGCCCAACCTGCTGTTCCGCAAGGCCCTGGCCTTCCGGCACTACGCCAATCGCCCCGGCACGCTGTTCGTCGGCATCGTTGGCGTGATCATCATGGGCGTCACCGTGTGGCAGATGGTGACCGGCAACTAA
- a CDS encoding IS256 family transposase — protein sequence MAADPHHIDPTAYLEELLTQASPDLMRQMLSDFINQILSAQADSVCGADYATVSPQRTNTRNGYRHRQLDTRVGSIDVAIPKLRTGSFFPDWLVERRSRTERALTTVIATCYLKGVSTRRMNDLVATLGITNLSKSQVSDMAKELDIMVEEFRTRPLDQGPYYYLSCDAVTMKVREGGRVVTTSVLIATGVNNDGYRELLGMQVATSESVESWTGFFQDLKARGLGEVYLVTSDAHLGIQAAVGQVLPTAGWQRCRTHFAKNLSSKVSKRGWTTLSGMFHSIFQQADARSTWDQAREVVEFCHQRFPEVAGYVEESLDEILAFTNTPKAVWTKVWSNNPTERLNREIRRRTDVVGIFPNRAAVVRLVGAVLAEQHDDWIQQKRYMSLASLEQTRKLIVANTVDASNTVTTEGAA from the coding sequence ATGGCCGCTGACCCTCATCATATCGATCCGACCGCGTATCTCGAAGAGCTACTGACTCAAGCGTCCCCAGATTTGATGCGCCAAATGCTCTCGGACTTCATCAACCAAATCCTCTCGGCTCAGGCCGACAGCGTCTGCGGTGCTGACTACGCCACTGTTTCTCCGCAGCGCACCAACACCCGCAATGGCTACCGTCACCGCCAACTCGACACCCGTGTCGGCTCCATTGACGTCGCTATCCCAAAACTACGCACCGGGAGCTTCTTTCCTGATTGGCTTGTGGAACGACGCAGCAGAACCGAACGGGCCCTGACCACAGTGATCGCCACCTGCTACTTAAAGGGTGTCTCCACCCGCAGGATGAACGACCTGGTCGCAACACTGGGGATCACCAACCTGTCGAAGTCCCAGGTCTCTGACATGGCCAAAGAACTCGACATCATGGTCGAGGAGTTTCGAACCCGCCCGCTTGATCAGGGCCCGTACTACTACCTGTCCTGTGATGCGGTGACCATGAAAGTTCGTGAAGGCGGACGGGTAGTCACGACCAGCGTGCTTATTGCCACCGGTGTCAATAACGACGGCTACCGGGAGCTTTTGGGCATGCAAGTAGCAACATCAGAGTCCGTGGAATCTTGGACCGGGTTCTTCCAGGACTTAAAAGCCCGCGGACTTGGTGAAGTCTACCTCGTCACTAGTGATGCCCACCTGGGTATCCAGGCCGCTGTCGGCCAAGTTCTTCCTACTGCCGGTTGGCAGCGGTGCCGAACGCATTTTGCCAAGAACCTTTCCTCGAAAGTTTCCAAGCGCGGGTGGACGACGTTGTCGGGGATGTTTCATTCCATTTTTCAGCAAGCCGACGCCAGGTCCACGTGGGACCAAGCCCGGGAAGTAGTAGAGTTCTGTCACCAGCGTTTCCCAGAAGTAGCCGGATACGTGGAAGAGTCGTTGGATGAGATCTTAGCGTTCACGAACACGCCGAAAGCTGTGTGGACGAAGGTGTGGTCGAATAACCCGACGGAACGACTCAACCGGGAAATCCGCCGGCGTACTGACGTTGTCGGCATCTTCCCCAATCGGGCCGCGGTAGTACGACTCGTCGGGGCAGTGCTCGCCGAGCAGCATGATGATTGGATTCAACAAAAGCGCTACATGTCACTGGCAAGCCTGGAACAAACCCGAAAGCTTATCGTCGCCAACACCGTCGACGCGAGCAACACCGTCACGACCGAGGGAGCGGCCTAA
- a CDS encoding HNH endonuclease signature motif containing protein, with amino-acid sequence MLAIHELTHLDDDSLVQTLHHSNKQTTIFKATLIITLATFHERGLVRTHGAPSTVVWMVRHLQIGESTAYEYLRIGSVLREYPTIASEFLEGSISYSMVRLITKHLTPDNVPRIHEIATSMTLSEARLALAGMREPEETKRLESLRIDIDDDTGWAKITAHMSAENATRFLAALKIAELSNYRDLRKLDPAILQDPKALDRELEEASAEPVEVPAELESSPMVDDNGQPLDPRDATGYGVPMRNNLFSSFLAMINMTRSKPMNRLRTPGAHVNVIVNEEGRPTLPAIPQAHSPELVAAILNGDVRVHLLDKHGVHIMISKAQRLVSDAQAGALIALWNYQCAMPGCNHSRFIHFHHIKAYAEGGKTAVWNLIPICAACHSLVSLGIVSVTIDHKSPNSILFEFPGGLRFASENRSLPMRIEDASFLPLELPEDADSFDDDALPALP; translated from the coding sequence ATGCTCGCCATCCACGAACTCACGCACCTAGACGATGACAGCCTCGTACAAACGCTGCACCACTCCAACAAGCAGACCACCATCTTCAAAGCCACCCTCATCATTACGCTGGCCACCTTCCATGAACGAGGCCTCGTCCGCACTCACGGCGCCCCCTCCACAGTTGTCTGGATGGTCCGGCATCTCCAGATCGGAGAATCCACTGCTTACGAGTACCTACGCATCGGGTCGGTTCTGCGCGAATACCCTACGATCGCCAGCGAATTCCTTGAGGGCAGCATCAGTTACTCCATGGTGCGCCTTATAACTAAGCACCTCACCCCAGACAACGTCCCCAGAATCCACGAGATCGCTACCTCGATGACCCTGTCTGAGGCCCGGCTGGCACTCGCCGGCATGCGCGAACCCGAAGAAACGAAACGCCTCGAATCACTACGCATTGATATCGATGATGACACCGGCTGGGCCAAAATCACCGCCCACATGTCGGCGGAAAACGCCACCCGCTTCCTCGCCGCACTCAAAATCGCGGAACTGTCCAACTACCGGGACCTGCGTAAGCTCGACCCAGCGATCCTCCAAGATCCTAAGGCACTGGATCGTGAACTGGAGGAAGCAAGCGCAGAGCCTGTCGAAGTACCCGCGGAACTGGAGTCGTCCCCGATGGTGGATGACAATGGCCAACCGCTCGATCCACGCGACGCCACCGGCTACGGGGTACCAATGCGCAACAACCTATTCTCATCATTTCTGGCGATGATCAACATGACACGCTCTAAGCCAATGAACCGGCTGCGCACTCCCGGCGCCCACGTCAATGTCATCGTGAATGAAGAAGGCCGGCCAACGCTACCTGCTATCCCTCAGGCTCACTCACCAGAGTTGGTGGCCGCAATCCTCAACGGGGATGTGCGAGTCCACTTACTCGATAAACACGGCGTACACATCATGATCTCGAAAGCCCAGCGCCTAGTCAGCGATGCACAAGCCGGGGCGTTAATCGCCTTGTGGAACTACCAGTGCGCGATGCCCGGGTGCAATCATTCCCGATTCATCCACTTCCACCACATCAAAGCCTATGCCGAAGGCGGTAAGACTGCGGTGTGGAATCTCATCCCCATCTGTGCCGCCTGCCACTCACTAGTTTCCCTAGGAATAGTGAGCGTCACAATTGATCACAAGAGCCCGAACAGTATTCTCTTCGAATTCCCCGGTGGTCTACGTTTCGCCTCAGAAAACCGCAGCCTTCCGATGCGCATCGAGGACGCTTCCTTCCTCCCCCTCGAACTACCGGAGGACGCCGACAGCTTCGATGACGACGCACTTCCCGCTTTGCCCTGA
- a CDS encoding aminotransferase class I/II-fold pyridoxal phosphate-dependent enzyme, translated as MTWLEASAEQSLNSWRRRGLERIPATFASAPTPEAVIDSRTMVLFSSSNYLGLAQHPRVIEAASRAGAFFGAGSGGSRLTTGTTSAHREVERVFAEFLGYPEAVLFSSGFAANTGTLQALAGPGTVIVSDERNHASIIDGCRLAKAQGAAVEVYPHRDMGALERVLDKHHDRNCLVVSDGLFSMDGTVAALPELMAICRAHEAAVMVDDAHGTGTLGASGRGIVEHFQLHNDAPDVLVATASKALGAEGAVVAGSPALTELLRQKARSYVYSTSPAPATCAAIAEALDIIAGSASPLGALRANIDHLSHRLGWKTWETPIFPIPIGGEEHAVAVSESLREQGFFVPAIRYPTVARNRAILRVTLMATHTAAHIDSLANALDGLIHS; from the coding sequence ATGACATGGCTGGAAGCGTCCGCAGAACAATCCCTGAACTCCTGGAGGCGCCGAGGGCTGGAGCGCATCCCAGCGACTTTCGCCTCAGCGCCCACCCCCGAGGCGGTGATTGATTCCCGCACCATGGTGCTTTTCAGCTCCTCGAACTATCTGGGGTTGGCACAGCACCCACGTGTCATAGAGGCGGCGTCCCGCGCCGGAGCCTTCTTCGGTGCCGGTTCCGGGGGATCGCGCCTGACCACGGGGACAACCAGTGCGCACCGAGAGGTGGAACGGGTGTTCGCGGAGTTTCTGGGCTACCCCGAGGCGGTGCTGTTTTCTTCCGGCTTTGCAGCGAATACGGGCACTCTCCAGGCGCTCGCGGGACCCGGCACAGTGATCGTCTCCGATGAACGCAACCACGCCAGCATCATCGACGGCTGCCGCCTCGCGAAAGCCCAGGGCGCGGCGGTAGAAGTCTATCCCCACCGAGACATGGGCGCGCTCGAGCGCGTGCTCGACAAACACCATGACCGCAACTGCTTAGTGGTAAGCGATGGCCTGTTCTCCATGGACGGCACCGTCGCTGCGCTACCCGAGCTGATGGCGATCTGCCGTGCCCACGAGGCTGCCGTGATGGTCGATGACGCCCACGGCACCGGAACCCTGGGTGCGTCGGGACGTGGCATCGTCGAGCACTTCCAGCTCCACAACGACGCCCCCGATGTGTTGGTGGCGACTGCCTCGAAGGCCCTCGGGGCAGAAGGGGCAGTAGTCGCCGGCTCTCCGGCGCTAACCGAGCTCCTTCGCCAGAAGGCGCGCTCCTATGTGTATTCCACCTCGCCCGCGCCAGCCACCTGTGCCGCCATTGCGGAGGCCCTCGACATCATCGCCGGTAGCGCCAGCCCGCTAGGAGCTCTCCGCGCGAATATAGATCACCTGTCTCATCGGCTGGGGTGGAAGACGTGGGAGACCCCGATCTTTCCCATTCCCATCGGGGGTGAGGAGCACGCCGTAGCAGTCTCAGAAAGCCTTCGTGAGCAGGGATTTTTCGTTCCGGCTATTCGCTACCCCACGGTCGCCCGCAACCGCGCGATCCTCAGGGTCACGCTCATGGCGACACACACCGCTGCCCACATTGACTCGCTTGCGAACGCACTAGACGGCCTCATCCACTCATAA
- a CDS encoding NADPH-dependent FMN reductase — protein sequence MTYNVSVLVGSLRRESYARKIALSCLDYFPDAIDAKIVEIGHLPLYNFDYDDPSVTDVSTPDSYTQFRATIKNSDGVLFVTSENNRTIPAYLKNAIDIGSKPNSDVAWKGLPAGIISHSVGRMGGYSSQKNLRLALSYFDMPTLGQPEIFLGQSPTLIDKDRLAPERTVAFVRDYITRFSELVTTTAGSRL from the coding sequence ATGACTTATAACGTCTCCGTGCTCGTAGGCAGCCTGCGCCGGGAGTCCTATGCGCGCAAAATAGCTTTGAGCTGCCTGGACTACTTCCCGGATGCCATCGACGCGAAGATCGTCGAGATCGGCCACCTGCCGCTGTACAACTTCGACTACGACGATCCTTCCGTCACGGACGTTTCCACTCCCGATTCCTATACGCAGTTTCGGGCCACAATCAAAAACTCTGACGGGGTTCTCTTCGTCACCTCTGAGAACAACCGGACCATCCCCGCCTACCTCAAAAACGCCATTGACATCGGCTCCAAGCCCAACTCTGACGTCGCATGGAAGGGGCTGCCGGCGGGCATCATCAGCCACTCCGTCGGCCGCATGGGCGGCTATTCCTCTCAGAAGAATCTCCGCCTCGCACTGTCTTACTTCGACATGCCGACTCTCGGTCAGCCGGAGATCTTCCTCGGCCAATCGCCGACTTTGATCGACAAGGATCGCCTGGCCCCGGAGCGCACCGTCGCATTCGTTCGCGACTACATCACGCGCTTCAGCGAGCTCGTGACGACGACTGCCGGTTCGCGGTTATGA
- the nrdF gene encoding class 1b ribonucleoside-diphosphate reductase subunit beta — MIEKLAESTPIRAATVTPPRYRVDRSARLRPIDWNKPIDEKDLEVWHRLTANFWLPEKVPLANDLSSWNSLSQQEKDTTLRVFTGLTMLDTLQASVGEISQIQDAKTEHEEAIYTNIAFMQAVHARSYSSIFSTLSNSADINKAYRWVINNDIAQKRCSLALEHYYGDDPLKRKATATLVSSLLLYPGFYLPLHWAARGKLMNTSDMIRLILRDKAVHGYYSGYKYQRGLERQSAGRQEEMRRFVQDISDEFYELEVAYTKEVYAPLGLDDDAIRFVRYNCNKAFMNLGYEEKFSLEDAVVKPEILAALAPDSTETHDFFSGSGSSYVMGVAEDTDDSDWDF, encoded by the coding sequence ATGATTGAGAAACTTGCCGAATCAACACCCATTCGCGCGGCGACGGTAACTCCCCCGCGCTACCGTGTGGACCGCTCCGCGAGGCTGCGGCCGATCGACTGGAACAAGCCCATCGACGAGAAAGACCTCGAGGTATGGCACCGCCTCACGGCGAACTTTTGGCTGCCGGAGAAGGTTCCGCTGGCCAATGACCTGTCGTCGTGGAACTCTCTCAGCCAGCAGGAAAAGGACACCACCCTCCGGGTGTTTACGGGGCTGACGATGCTCGATACGCTGCAGGCTTCCGTGGGCGAGATCAGCCAGATCCAGGATGCCAAGACCGAGCACGAGGAGGCGATCTACACCAACATCGCCTTCATGCAGGCCGTTCACGCCAGAAGCTACTCATCGATTTTCTCGACGCTGTCGAACAGCGCGGACATCAATAAGGCCTACCGGTGGGTCATCAACAACGACATCGCGCAGAAGCGCTGCTCGCTTGCGCTCGAGCATTACTACGGCGACGACCCACTCAAGCGCAAAGCGACCGCGACTCTGGTGTCATCGCTGTTGCTCTACCCCGGTTTCTACCTGCCTTTGCATTGGGCGGCGCGCGGCAAACTCATGAACACCTCGGACATGATCCGGCTCATCCTGCGCGACAAAGCAGTGCACGGCTACTACTCCGGATACAAATACCAGCGCGGGCTGGAGAGACAGTCCGCGGGGCGCCAGGAAGAGATGCGGCGCTTCGTCCAGGACATCAGCGACGAGTTCTACGAACTCGAGGTGGCCTACACCAAGGAGGTCTACGCGCCACTGGGGCTTGACGACGACGCTATCCGCTTCGTCCGCTACAACTGCAACAAGGCGTTCATGAACTTGGGCTACGAGGAAAAGTTCTCACTCGAAGACGCGGTGGTCAAACCCGAGATCCTCGCAGCCCTCGCCCCAGATTCGACCGAGACCCACGACTTCTTCTCCGGTTCCGGCTCCTCCTATGTCATGGGCGTAGCCGAAGACACCGATGACAGCGACTGGGATTTTTAG
- the nrdI gene encoding class Ib ribonucleoside-diphosphate reductase assembly flavoprotein NrdI translates to MTVDAEDSAPVVFFSSVSENTRRFVDKLHLPALRIPLRPAREGMIRVCRPYVLFAPTYGGGKRAAAVPKQVVHFLNDPVNRGLLRGVIPSGNRNFGVDYCRAGPIISRKCGVPELHRYELIGTSLDVSRVRDIMTSFLTETSSLPLGAP, encoded by the coding sequence GTGACCGTTGACGCCGAAGATTCTGCCCCGGTGGTGTTTTTCTCGTCAGTGTCGGAGAACACGAGGCGTTTCGTCGATAAGCTTCACCTCCCCGCCCTGCGCATCCCCCTCCGCCCGGCCCGCGAGGGGATGATCCGGGTGTGCCGTCCGTACGTCCTTTTTGCGCCCACTTATGGCGGCGGTAAGCGGGCCGCGGCGGTGCCGAAGCAGGTCGTCCATTTCCTTAACGACCCCGTCAATCGGGGGCTTCTCCGCGGTGTCATTCCGTCGGGAAACAGGAACTTCGGCGTGGATTATTGCCGAGCGGGTCCGATCATTTCCCGCAAGTGCGGTGTGCCGGAGCTTCATCGCTATGAGCTCATCGGCACCAGTCTGGACGTCTCGCGCGTTCGAGACATTATGACTTCATTTTTAACCGAAACATCGTCTCTTCCCCTAGGGGCACCATGA
- a CDS encoding PucR family transcriptional regulator has product MAAQKDLSLEVIFDAEKDFSLIHPTELPDPTEFLKQNSIVLLTGIAFQGSPESFAPYVDRVAAAGAVGIGFGVGLAFDQVPTPLIEAADTAGISLFVVPRPVLFVSLINKVQQEIERRRNYQRERLLENQKRLNTAAERDGLDGLLRESGHCLNAHVVLSHNDGRLSAAAWKPDLPPVNRDGLHQIVRDKGFGRATHLGDFNLVAYQMGGEGELNHGLIALSLQHLDSNDLALLRHCAGLAAVSLKRPTTYRRAHQELNSLALAVQLDLSHSSAAVERVFQQFSDTSGLVRPVLIVAEQKAAIDKTINNLDRALDRLGHTLFHLRLSHRHSVVLFRGSQPAQEIAQLLEPTKSDTRIAMGAPIHWELLGQDKISALERTAAGLAVGTIVGPEACALSWAENPEVKRLLGERERDTWGRLSRKPELAHTLDSFLRNGSNISHTAEKLQLPRKTVRRRLDIIQRILELDLTNPVVTAELLIIRLGCPPPTPQLSSSYELPVTTAPGG; this is encoded by the coding sequence TTGGCGGCCCAGAAGGATCTCAGCCTAGAGGTTATCTTCGATGCGGAAAAAGACTTTTCCCTCATTCACCCCACGGAGTTGCCCGACCCGACAGAGTTCCTCAAACAGAACTCAATTGTGCTGCTGACCGGAATCGCCTTTCAGGGCTCTCCCGAGTCTTTCGCCCCGTACGTGGATAGGGTAGCCGCCGCGGGAGCGGTGGGGATCGGGTTTGGCGTCGGCCTCGCGTTCGATCAGGTCCCCACGCCCCTCATCGAAGCGGCCGACACGGCGGGGATATCCCTGTTCGTCGTTCCCCGTCCGGTTCTCTTCGTCTCTCTTATTAACAAGGTGCAGCAGGAGATAGAGCGTCGGCGAAACTATCAGCGCGAGAGACTGCTGGAGAACCAGAAGAGACTGAATACAGCCGCCGAGCGTGACGGGCTCGATGGCTTACTACGAGAAAGCGGTCACTGTCTCAACGCTCACGTCGTCTTATCTCACAACGACGGGCGGCTCTCAGCGGCGGCCTGGAAACCAGATCTGCCGCCCGTCAACCGTGACGGTCTGCACCAGATCGTGCGCGACAAAGGATTCGGGCGCGCGACACACCTCGGTGATTTCAACCTCGTCGCCTATCAAATGGGTGGGGAAGGGGAGCTCAATCACGGGCTCATCGCTCTATCTCTACAGCACCTGGATAGCAACGACTTAGCCCTGCTGCGTCACTGTGCAGGGCTCGCCGCGGTGTCCCTCAAGCGCCCGACAACCTATCGCCGCGCGCATCAGGAACTGAACTCTCTGGCCCTAGCCGTCCAGTTGGATCTGTCCCATTCTTCTGCGGCGGTAGAAAGAGTTTTCCAGCAGTTCAGCGACACATCTGGGCTGGTCCGGCCCGTACTCATCGTTGCCGAGCAGAAAGCTGCGATCGATAAAACAATCAACAACTTGGATAGGGCCCTCGATCGGCTGGGGCACACACTGTTCCACCTCCGGCTGAGCCACCGGCACTCAGTAGTCTTGTTTCGAGGATCCCAGCCTGCCCAAGAGATTGCGCAGCTTCTCGAACCCACTAAATCGGATACCCGGATCGCCATGGGCGCCCCCATTCACTGGGAGCTTCTCGGCCAAGACAAAATCTCCGCGCTGGAAAGAACTGCTGCCGGCCTTGCGGTAGGAACGATCGTCGGTCCAGAAGCCTGCGCTCTTTCGTGGGCGGAAAACCCCGAGGTCAAGCGCCTCTTGGGTGAGCGAGAGCGCGACACCTGGGGTCGTCTGAGCCGGAAGCCAGAACTCGCGCACACGCTCGACTCTTTCTTACGCAACGGCAGTAACATCAGTCACACCGCCGAGAAACTGCAGCTTCCCCGCAAGACCGTACGTAGGAGACTTGATATCATCCAGCGGATCTTAGAACTCGACCTCACCAACCCCGTCGTCACAGCAGAGCTCTTGATCATCAGGTTGGGTTGCCCACCACCCACGCCCCAACTGTCCTCGAGCTACGAACTGCCTGTGACAACCGCGCCGGGTGGATGA